GCTTATAAACCAGATGATGTCTGTAATAAAATACATGCTTAACGTTGAATAGAAAAGGCATATCATGAGATAAATGTTACTTCCACATCCGGTATAAGTTTAAGGTTTGCAGCCTGCTTGATAAACTCCTGAATACCAGCCCTGCCTTCTTTGCCAGGCTCCAGGGTATAATCGTTCACATACATCAGGGCGAATTGTTTTACCCTTTTCATGTCAAGCCCTCTGGAGTACTTGGCTGCGTATGTCATGGCTTCATCCTCATGTTTAAAACCATAAGCGATACTATCCTTTATTGCCTGGTTGACCTTGTGTTTAAGTCCTTCATCCAGAGAACGCTTAACGAGATTTATCCCAAGAGGGAGCGGCAGGCCTGTTTTTTCGAGCCACCACTTGCCGAGGTCCACAACTATGTTAAGCCCGTCATCAGCATAGGTAATCTGGCCTTCATGTATTATAAGCCCCGCCGACACCTCTCCGTTTTTGACTGCGGGCATAATCTTGTCAAAAGGCATAACCGTGTATCTGAAATTTCCCATACACATCTTCAATGCAAGAAGTGCAGATGTATACTCACCTGGTACGGCTACTTTCATATTGCCGCTTAGTTTTTTATCCTTACTTACAACTATGGGGCCATACCCTTTGCCCATACTTGCGCCGCATGATAGTATCTGATAGTCTCTTGCAATGTATGGATATGCATGCAGTGAAGCCGCGGTTATATCAAGCAAAGGCTGTTCGCTGTTACCCTTTCTCATTGCCCGCTTGTTAAGGGTCTCTATATCCGTCAATACATGCTCAAATTTTATGCCTGTTATGGGCAGCTTATCGTGCGTTAGTGCATAAAACATAAACGCATCGTCAGCGTCCGGACTGTGTCCTATTGTAATAATCTTCTCATCCATACTCTCACACCTTTCATTCCATTATTCCGTCTTAGCCGGACAACGGAGGTTTATTAAACACACATTTACTACATTATGGATTTTTAGACAAGCATATTCCGGATTCTATGTGATAGCCAAGTGAAAATGTCATCTCTAACTGCCGAGTGAAAATGTCAGTAGTATATCCTGTCATAAAGACAGGAGGAAGGGATGATACTGACAATGAATGATAAAAAGAGAGCAAATGTAATAG
This is a stretch of genomic DNA from Deltaproteobacteria bacterium. It encodes these proteins:
- a CDS encoding ABC transporter substrate-binding protein, translating into MDEKIITIGHSPDADDAFMFYALTHDKLPITGIKFEHVLTDIETLNKRAMRKGNSEQPLLDITAASLHAYPYIARDYQILSCGASMGKGYGPIVVSKDKKLSGNMKVAVPGEYTSALLALKMCMGNFRYTVMPFDKIMPAVKNGEVSAGLIIHEGQITYADDGLNIVVDLGKWWLEKTGLPLPLGINLVKRSLDEGLKHKVNQAIKDSIAYGFKHEDEAMTYAAKYSRGLDMKRVKQFALMYVNDYTLEPGKEGRAGIQEFIKQAANLKLIPDVEVTFIS